A region of Vanessa cardui chromosome 1, ilVanCard2.1, whole genome shotgun sequence DNA encodes the following proteins:
- the LOC124544424 gene encoding protein ALP1-like, with translation MDTHQKRAVALYLLHRRIKKRRPKRFWIHPLIAERNRYGLFVTLINELKKDEEKFFNYFRMSISSYLELKKKTETALQKQHTNMRDPISPEEMLAVTLRYLASGTSMHDLHYIFRIGHTTISAIIRTTCEKLWEVLMSECFPVITTELLEEISQKFYKYANFPHCVGAIDGKHIRITKPDNSASIYYNYKDFFSFVLMAVVDADYCFVFVDIGAPGSNADSTIFKNTTFCNALNSNSIKLPNEKILPGSTLPPVPYVFVADEAFGLHQHIMRPYGGQFLSVQKRVFNYRLSRARRYVECAFGILSNKWRILNRALDVSIPLSINIVKACCILHNFVRKRDGHHIREEDFTHNLESIQTPPSIRSGRQANNIRDIFQQYFMSDSGALSWQLSKI, from the exons ATGGATACACACCAGAAACGAGCTGTTGCGTTATATTTACTTCacagaagaattaaaaaaagaaggccTAAAAGATTCTGGATACATCCACTAATTGCGGAAAGAAATCGTTATGGATTATTTGTTACTCTTATTAATGAGTTAAAGAAGGATGAGGAgaagttctttaattatttccgaATGTCCATAAGTAGTTATttagaacttaaaaaaaaaacagaaactgcTCTTCAAAAACAACATACTAATATGCGAGATCCCATATCACCAGAGGAAATGTTGGCAGTCACATTAAG ataccTAGCAAGTGGGACTTCAATGCACGATTTGCACTACATATTCAGAATTGGGCACACAACTATATCAGCAATTATAAGAACGACATGTGAAAAATTATGGGAGGTGTTAATGTCTGAATGTTTTCCGGTAATCACTACAGAACTTTTAGAAGAAATCAgccaaaaattttacaagtacGCAAATTTTCCCCACTGTGTCGGAGCAATAGACGGCAAACATATAAGAATAACTAAACCAGATAACAGTGCTTCAATTTACTACaattataaggattttttttcatttgtattaatgGCCGTAGTTGATGCGGATTACTGCTTCGTTTTTGTAGACATTGGAGCCCCGGGAAGTAATGCTGATtcaaccatttttaaaaatactactttTTGCAATGCGCTTAATAGCAATTCTATCAAACTAcctaatgaaaaaatactaccCGGATCTACTTTGCCACCTGTCCCGTATGTATTCGTAGCCGATGAGGCATTTGGTTTGCATCAACACATTATGAGACCTTATGGTGGTCAATTTTTGAGTGTACAAAAAAGGGTATTTAATTATCGCCTATCGAGAGCACGAAGATACGTAGAATGTGCATTTGgcattttatcaaacaaatggCGAATTTTAAATCGTGCATTGGATGTATCAATAcctttatcaattaatattgtgaAGGCATGTTGCATACTTCACAATTTTGTACGAAAACGAGACGGCCATCACATTAGAGAAGAAGATTTTACTCATAATCTTGAGAGTATACAAACACCTCCATCAATACGCAGTGGAAGACAAGCCAACAACATAAGagatatttttcaacaatattttatgagtgaCAGCGGAGCTTTAAGCTGGcaattgtcaaaaatttaa